The window GGCGGTCGGGGTCGGGGGCAAGGATCAGGGCGGTGCGGAAGGCCGAGCGGGGATCGGTGCGACCGTGGGCGGCCAGGTGGAGGAATCGGAAAGCCTTCAGCCGGCCGGAGCGGGCCATCGCCTGCACGGTCGACTCGCGGGCCTGGTCGCCCAGGATGGTGGTGGCCTCGGGGAACAGCGCAGCGATCGCGGCGACCTCGCGGCGAGTGCCCGGCAGGCGGACCTGGGGTTCGCCCCGCGTCCGGAGCACCTCGGCGGCCGCCCTCCGAGCCGCCACGGCCTGAGCGGCAGGCCTGTCGTCGAGCTGCACCCCGAGAGGCCCGGCGGAGAGCTCGATGGAGCGCACGTCGCCGTCCCTCCAAACCCGCGCCATCGGCCGCCCCGGGCCGCCATCGGGATCGACCAGCTTGATATCGGCCGGCGAATTCAGGGGCGTCCCGTTATACTCGAGGATCACGTCGCCGGCGCGGAGGCCGTGGAGGTCCGCATTGGCATCGGGCGTGACCGCCACCACCGCCAACCCGTGGGCAGGCGACGCCGCGGCCTTCGCGATGTGGGAATTTACCTCGGGGTATGCCGGATCGCCCAGCGCCAGCAGTGTTGCGGGCCGGCCCGGAGGCCGGGCCTTCGCGGCCAGGTGGGCGAGCATCGAGGCGGAGGGGGCGTAGCCGACCGACGGTGCCGATGTCGCGTCGCGGTTCCGGGCCGCGAAGAGCGACTCGACCGGCACTCCAGCCAGCCCCGGCGACGTGAGGACGATCACACGCAGCACCCCCCGGAGGTGAGGTTCGATTGGGGCCAGTCGCTGACGCGCCACCGCCTCGGCCAGCGGACGCCAGGCCTCATCGGAGGCTGGCGACGCCAGCGCCTCGCGGAGCCGGCCAGCGAGCCCATCGTCCTCGTCGGTCCACGCCCCGCCCTGGCCGCCGCCGGGGATCGGCACCCAGGCAGGTTCGCCCGCTTGTCGCACCACGCAGGCCCAGTGCCGTCGGCCGACGTCGACCCAACCGACCAGGGCCGTCGATCCGTTGAGCATGGCACGTACGACCTCGAGCGACGCCGGCCGGCCGGCGAGCGGCCCATACTTCGCCTCGAACCGCGTCTGCATCTCCAGCGACCGACGTCGGACATCGCTGCCCTCACGGCGAAGCGCCTCCAGCGTCCGCTCGACCTCTTCCGGTGGCAGGGAGCGGGCCAGCAGGCGGCCGATCCGGTCATCGACGGACTGGGCCCGAGCGAGCAATTCAGCCTCCTCCCGCCGCTCTTCGGGGGTCAACGGTCGGGCGGCGCGGCCCGCTACCTCGTCGAGTAGGGCCCGGCCCAGCCCGCGCTCCCAGCGGTCCCAGGCTTCGGCCGGCCGGCCGGCAGAGGCCAGCAGCGAACAGAGGAGAGGGGCGGGGGCGTTGAGGTGGTTCGTCGTAGCGTCCTCAAGTCCGCGGTGGCTTGGACGTCGGGTCCGGCCTGCCTCGGCCGCCTCCAAGGCCCGGATCGCCTCTTCGGGGCGGTCGAGGTCGGCGAGGATCGCCCCGAGTGTGCGATAACTCGACGCCGCGTAGGGGTGGCTCTCCCCTAGGACCGCGACGCGGATGGCCACGGCCTTACGGATCATCTCCTCGGCGCCGGCCGAGTCGCCGCGCTCGTGCAGCACCCAGGCGAGGGCGGTGTAGGTCTGGGTGGTGAGGGGATGGCGCTCGCCCAGGGCGGCGAGGCGGATGGCCAGTGCCTTGCGGTACATCGCCTCGGCGCCGGCCGAGTCGCCGCGCTCGTGCAGCACCCAGGCGAGGTCGGAGTCGCTGAGCGCGATGTCAGGGTGGCGTTCGCCCAGGGCGGCGAGGCGTATGGCCAGGCCCTTGCGGATGGTCTCCTCGGCGCCGGCCAGGTTTCCGCCTGCCGCGAGCGCGCAGCCGAGTATGTTGTAACTGGCGGCGGTGTCGGAGTGGCTCTCTCCCACGGTCGCGAGCCAGATGGCGAGTCCACGGCGGCTCATCGCCTCGGCAACGACCAGATCGCCACGGGCCTGCAACACCACGGAAAGGTTGTCGTAGAATATGGCGGTGTCGACGTGGCGCTCGCCGAGGGCCGCGAGCTGGATGGCCAGGGCCTTGCGTATCATCGCCTCGGCGCCCGCCAGATCCCCACGCACTCGTAGCAGCCTGCCGAGGATGTTGTAGCTCGTGGCCGTGTCGGGGTGGTTCTCGCCCAGGGCCGCGCGCCGGACCTCCAGGACCTTCCGGCCGATCGTCTCGGCGCCGGCCAGGTCCCCCCGCTCGTGCAGCAGAGCGGCGAGGTTGCTGTAGGTTATGGAGGTGTCGGGGTGGCGCTCGCCGAGGGCCGCGAGTCGGATGTCCAGGGCCTTGCGGTGCATCGCCTCGGCGCCGTCCAGGTCCCCGCGGACGCGCAGCACCTCTGCGAGGTTATTGTAGCTCTCGGCGACGTCGGGATGGCGCTCGCCCAGGGCCGCGAGTCGGATGGACAGGCCCTTGCGGTGCGTCGCGTCGGAACCCTGCGGATCGCCACGGGCGAGCAACACGGCGGCGATGTTGTTGTAGCTCGTGGCGGTGTCGGGGTGTCGCTCGCCCAGCCACCGCCTGCAGGCCTCCAGGACGCTGCGGAAGCCGTCCAGGGCCTCTTCATATCGCGCCTCCTCGTAGGCTGCACCGGCCGCCTCATCGGCGGCCGGGACGTCGGCCATGGCCGCTCGGCCTTCGGGGGACAGCCCGATGATCGTCCTGATGGTCTCCACTCGACGCCGATGATGTTCCGCCTGCCAATGGCCGACTCCCAGCATCTCCTCACAGATCGACGCCGCTTGGCGCTCCGGCTCGACCGCCTCCGCAAATCTGCCGGCCCGCCACAAGGCGTCGACTTTCGCCTCCAACTCCCTCACCCGCTTATCGTCCGCCTCGGTGAGCGCCTTTGGCAGGCTCGACGCCGCCGGAACCGTAGGGGCAGCGGAGGAGGCCTGGGAGCAGGCCTGGACGGAGTCCACCGGGGTCGAGGTCAACAGG of the Paludisphaera mucosa genome contains:
- a CDS encoding tetratricopeptide repeat protein, whose translation is MADVPAADEAAGAAYEEARYEEALDGFRSVLEACRRWLGERHPDTATSYNNIAAVLLARGDPQGSDATHRKGLSIRLAALGERHPDVAESYNNLAEVLRVRGDLDGAEAMHRKALDIRLAALGERHPDTSITYSNLAALLHERGDLAGAETIGRKVLEVRRAALGENHPDTATSYNILGRLLRVRGDLAGAEAMIRKALAIQLAALGERHVDTAIFYDNLSVVLQARGDLVVAEAMSRRGLAIWLATVGESHSDTAASYNILGCALAAGGNLAGAEETIRKGLAIRLAALGERHPDIALSDSDLAWVLHERGDSAGAEAMYRKALAIRLAALGERHPLTTQTYTALAWVLHERGDSAGAEEMIRKAVAIRVAVLGESHPYAASSYRTLGAILADLDRPEEAIRALEAAEAGRTRRPSHRGLEDATTNHLNAPAPLLCSLLASAGRPAEAWDRWERGLGRALLDEVAGRAARPLTPEERREEAELLARAQSVDDRIGRLLARSLPPEEVERTLEALRREGSDVRRRSLEMQTRFEAKYGPLAGRPASLEVVRAMLNGSTALVGWVDVGRRHWACVVRQAGEPAWVPIPGGGQGGAWTDEDDGLAGRLREALASPASDEAWRPLAEAVARQRLAPIEPHLRGVLRVIVLTSPGLAGVPVESLFAARNRDATSAPSVGYAPSASMLAHLAAKARPPGRPATLLALGDPAYPEVNSHIAKAAASPAHGLAVVAVTPDANADLHGLRAGDVILEYNGTPLNSPADIKLVDPDGGPGRPMARVWRDGDVRSIELSAGPLGVQLDDRPAAQAVAARRAAAEVLRTRGEPQVRLPGTRREVAAIAALFPEATTILGDQARESTVQAMARSGRLKAFRFLHLAAHGRTDPRSAFRTALILAPDPDRPDDPEAFESDGEITAEQIARTWELDADLVVLSACESGLGKAAGGEGLLGFAQPLLVRGARSLVLSLWKVDDDATALLMTRFYRNLLGGRDAPTAPMP